A portion of the Eretmochelys imbricata isolate rEreImb1 chromosome 27, rEreImb1.hap1, whole genome shotgun sequence genome contains these proteins:
- the HSD17B1 gene encoding 17-beta-hydroxysteroid dehydrogenase type 1, which produces MEKTVVLITGCSSGIGLGLAVRLASDASCRFKVYATMRNLAKKERLLECVRGCHASTLEILQLDVTDPLSLAAAPQQVQEQRVDVLVCNAGVGLMGPLETCSYQAMKTIFDVNVFGTIGTIQAFLPGMKRRKAGKIIISSSVGALQGIPFNAVYCASKFAVEGLCESLAVILQQFNVHITLIECGPVNTSFLANLQRMDTEGCVLQGLDPQTCALYSQYLQHSQSLFRDVAQDTEEVLQVFLEAICTPCPPLRSFTTQFFMPLTRLKLTSPDGSEYVRAMHKFVFSAGEAQGDRV; this is translated from the exons ATGGAGAAAACCGTGGTGCTCATTACAGGCTGCTCCTCGGGGATCGGCCTGGGGCTGGCTGTGCGCCTGGCCTCGGACGCCTCCTGCCGGTTTAAAG TCTACGCCACCATGCGCAACCTGGCCAAGAAGGAGCGGCTGCTGGAGTGCGTGAGGGGCTGCCACGCCAGCACCCTGGAGATCCTGCAGCTGGATGTCACCGACCCGCTCTCGCTCGCTGCAGCCCCGCAGCAGGTACAGGAGCAGCGTGTCGACGTGCTGG tgtgCAATGCCGGGGTGGGGCTGATGGGCCCCCTGGAGACCTGCTCCTACCAGGCCATGAAGACCATCTTCGATGTGAACGTGTTTGGGACCATTGGCACCATCCAGGCCTTTCTGCCCGGCATGAAGCGCCGCAAGGCCGGCAAGATCATCATTTCCAGCAGTGTGGGGGCGCTGCAAG GGATCCCCTTCAACGCCGTGTACTGCGCCAGCAAGTTTGCCGTGGAAGGTCTGTGTGAGAGCCTGGCTGTGATCCTGCAGCAGTTCAATGTGCA CATCACGCTGATTGAGTGCGGCCCAGTCAATACGAGCTTCCTGGCCAACCTGCAGCGCATGGACACCGAGGGCTGCGTGCTGCAAGGCCTGGACCCGCAGACCTGTGCCCTGTACAGCCAGTACCtccagcacagccagagcctCTTCCGCGACGTGGCCCAAGACACTGAGGAGGTCCTGCAG GTGTTCCTGGAAGCcatctgcaccccctgcccccctctgcgCTCTTTCACCACCCAGTTCTTCATGCCGCTCACCCGGCTCAAGCTGACAAGCCCTGACGGCTCAGAGTACGTCCGTGCCATGCACAAGTTCGTGTTCTCTGCGGGCGAGGCCCAGGGCGACCGGGTGTGA